In the genome of Oncorhynchus mykiss isolate Arlee chromosome 18, USDA_OmykA_1.1, whole genome shotgun sequence, one region contains:
- the LOC110495768 gene encoding radixin isoform X1, protein MPKPINVRVTTMDAELEFAIQPNTTGKQLFDQVVKTVGLREVWFFGLQYVDSKGYSTWLKLNKKVTAQDVKKENPLQFKFRAKFFPEDVSEELIQEITQRLFFLQVKEAILNDENYCPPETAVLLASYSVQAKYADYNKDSHKPGYLTNDRLLPQRVLEQHKLTKEQWEDRIQTWHEEHRGMLREDTMMEYLKIAQDLEMYGVNYFEIKNKKGTELWLGVDALGLNIYEHEDKLTPKIGFPWSEIRNISFNDKKFVIKPIDKKAPDFVFYAPRLRINKRILALCMGNHELYMRRRKPDTIEVQQMKAQAREEKHHKQQERAQLENEKKKREHAEKEKERIEREKDELMERLRLIEDQTMRAQKGLFSAPELEEQTRRALELEQERKRAREEAERLERERQAAEEAKAELARQAADQMKNQEQLAAELGEFTAKIALLEEAKRKKDEEATEWQQKAISAQDDLEKTKEELKTVMTISSTPAGGSTESEHEEQDENHAEDAAELSLEGVSALDLRSEEERVTEAQKNERLKKQLQVLSSELAEAIDDTMKTQNDMLHAENVKAGRDKYKTLRQIRLGNTKQRIDEFESM, encoded by the exons ATTAATGTGCGGGTGACCACCATGGATGCAGAGCTGGAGTTTGCCATTCAGCCCAACACCACTGGCAAACAGCTCTTTGACCAG GTGGTGAAGACGGTGGGGCTTCGAGAGGTCTGGTTCTTCGGACTGCAGTACGTGGACAGCAAGGGTTACAGCACGTGGCTGAAGCTTAATAAAAAa GTGACAGCCCAGGATGTAAAGAAGGAGAACCCTCTGCAGTTTAAGTTCCGGGCCAAGTTCTTCCCCGAGGACGTGTCTGAGGAGCTGATCCAGGAGATCACACAGAGACTCTTCTTCCTGCAG GTGAAGGAGGCCATTTTGAACGATGAGAACTACTGTCCCCCGGAGACTGCCGTGCTGCTGGCATCCTACTCTGTCCAGGCCAAGTACGCCGACTACAACAAAGACAGCCACAAGCCTGGCTACCTCACCAATGACAGACTGCTGCCACAGAG AGTCCTGGAGCAGCACAAGCTCACCAAGGAGCAGTGGGAGGACCGGATTCAGACCTGGCATGAGGAGCACCGAGGCATGCTCAG AGAGGACACAATGATGGAGTACCTGAAGATAGCTCAGGACCTGGAGATGTACGGAGTCAACTACTTTGAGATCAAGAACAAGAAGGGGACAGAGCTGTGGCTGGGAGTGGACGCCCTGGGACTCAACATCTACGAACACGAAGACAA actgacACCAAAGATCGGCTTCCCTTGGAGCGAGATCCGAAACATCTCCTTCAACGACAAGAAGTTTGTCATCAAACCCATCGACAAGAAAGCTCCA GACTTTGTGTTCTACGCGCCGCGGTTGCGGATCAACAAGCGGATCCTGGCTCTGTGTATGGGGAACCACGAGCTGTACATGAGGAGGAGGAAGCCTGACACCATCGAGGTGCAGCAGATGAAGgcccaggccagagaggagaaACACCACAAACAGCAGGAGAG AGCCCAGCTGGAGAACGAGAAGAAGAAACGAGAGCAcgcagagaaagagaaggagagaatagaGCGAGAGAAGGATGAACTGATGGAGAGACTGAGACTGATCGAGGACCAGACGATGAGGGCCCAGAAAG GACTGTTCTCAGCACCAG AGTTGGAGGAGCAGACACGTAGGGCCCTGGAGCTGgagcaggagaggaagagagccAGGGAGGAGGcggagaggctggagagggagagacaggcagcGGAGGAGGCCAAGGCGGAGCTGGCCAGGCAGGCCGCTGACCAGATGAAGAACCAGGAACAACTGGCCGCTGAGCTGGGCGAGTTCACTGCCAAAATAGCCCTGCTGGAGGAAGCCAAGAGAAAAAAGGATGAGGAGGCCACTGAATGGCAGCAGAAG GCCATCTCAGCCCAGGACGACCTGGAGAAGACCAAGGAGGAGCTGAAGACGGTGATGACGATCTCGTCGACGCCAGCGGGCGGCTCCACTGAGAGCGAGCACGAGGAGCAGGACGAGAACCACGCAGAGGACGCCGCCGAGCTCTCCCTGGAGGGCGTGAGCGCCCTGGACCTGCGCAGCGAGGAGGAGCGCGTCACTGAGGCCCAGAAGAACGAGCGCCTCAAGAAACAGCTGCAG GTGTTGAGCTCAGAGCTGGCTGAAGCCATAGACGATACCATGAAGACCCAGAATGACATGCTTCATGCGGAGAACGTGAAGGCCGGGAGAGACAAGTACAAGACCCTACGTCAGATCCGCCTGGGCAACACCAAGCAGCGCATCGACGAGTTTGAGTCCATGTGA
- the LOC110495768 gene encoding radixin isoform X2 has protein sequence MPKPINVRVTTMDAELEFAIQPNTTGKQLFDQVVKTVGLREVWFFGLQYVDSKGYSTWLKLNKKVTAQDVKKENPLQFKFRAKFFPEDVSEELIQEITQRLFFLQVKEAILNDENYCPPETAVLLASYSVQAKYADYNKDSHKPGYLTNDRLLPQRVLEQHKLTKEQWEDRIQTWHEEHRGMLREDTMMEYLKIAQDLEMYGVNYFEIKNKKGTELWLGVDALGLNIYEHEDKLTPKIGFPWSEIRNISFNDKKFVIKPIDKKAPDFVFYAPRLRINKRILALCMGNHELYMRRRKPDTIEVQQMKAQAREEKHHKQQERAQLENEKKKREHAEKEKERIEREKDELMERLRLIEDQTMRAQKELEEQTRRALELEQERKRAREEAERLERERQAAEEAKAELARQAADQMKNQEQLAAELGEFTAKIALLEEAKRKKDEEATEWQQKAISAQDDLEKTKEELKTVMTISSTPAGGSTESEHEEQDENHAEDAAELSLEGVSALDLRSEEERVTEAQKNERLKKQLQVLSSELAEAIDDTMKTQNDMLHAENVKAGRDKYKTLRQIRLGNTKQRIDEFESM, from the exons ATTAATGTGCGGGTGACCACCATGGATGCAGAGCTGGAGTTTGCCATTCAGCCCAACACCACTGGCAAACAGCTCTTTGACCAG GTGGTGAAGACGGTGGGGCTTCGAGAGGTCTGGTTCTTCGGACTGCAGTACGTGGACAGCAAGGGTTACAGCACGTGGCTGAAGCTTAATAAAAAa GTGACAGCCCAGGATGTAAAGAAGGAGAACCCTCTGCAGTTTAAGTTCCGGGCCAAGTTCTTCCCCGAGGACGTGTCTGAGGAGCTGATCCAGGAGATCACACAGAGACTCTTCTTCCTGCAG GTGAAGGAGGCCATTTTGAACGATGAGAACTACTGTCCCCCGGAGACTGCCGTGCTGCTGGCATCCTACTCTGTCCAGGCCAAGTACGCCGACTACAACAAAGACAGCCACAAGCCTGGCTACCTCACCAATGACAGACTGCTGCCACAGAG AGTCCTGGAGCAGCACAAGCTCACCAAGGAGCAGTGGGAGGACCGGATTCAGACCTGGCATGAGGAGCACCGAGGCATGCTCAG AGAGGACACAATGATGGAGTACCTGAAGATAGCTCAGGACCTGGAGATGTACGGAGTCAACTACTTTGAGATCAAGAACAAGAAGGGGACAGAGCTGTGGCTGGGAGTGGACGCCCTGGGACTCAACATCTACGAACACGAAGACAA actgacACCAAAGATCGGCTTCCCTTGGAGCGAGATCCGAAACATCTCCTTCAACGACAAGAAGTTTGTCATCAAACCCATCGACAAGAAAGCTCCA GACTTTGTGTTCTACGCGCCGCGGTTGCGGATCAACAAGCGGATCCTGGCTCTGTGTATGGGGAACCACGAGCTGTACATGAGGAGGAGGAAGCCTGACACCATCGAGGTGCAGCAGATGAAGgcccaggccagagaggagaaACACCACAAACAGCAGGAGAG AGCCCAGCTGGAGAACGAGAAGAAGAAACGAGAGCAcgcagagaaagagaaggagagaatagaGCGAGAGAAGGATGAACTGATGGAGAGACTGAGACTGATCGAGGACCAGACGATGAGGGCCCAGAAAG AGTTGGAGGAGCAGACACGTAGGGCCCTGGAGCTGgagcaggagaggaagagagccAGGGAGGAGGcggagaggctggagagggagagacaggcagcGGAGGAGGCCAAGGCGGAGCTGGCCAGGCAGGCCGCTGACCAGATGAAGAACCAGGAACAACTGGCCGCTGAGCTGGGCGAGTTCACTGCCAAAATAGCCCTGCTGGAGGAAGCCAAGAGAAAAAAGGATGAGGAGGCCACTGAATGGCAGCAGAAG GCCATCTCAGCCCAGGACGACCTGGAGAAGACCAAGGAGGAGCTGAAGACGGTGATGACGATCTCGTCGACGCCAGCGGGCGGCTCCACTGAGAGCGAGCACGAGGAGCAGGACGAGAACCACGCAGAGGACGCCGCCGAGCTCTCCCTGGAGGGCGTGAGCGCCCTGGACCTGCGCAGCGAGGAGGAGCGCGTCACTGAGGCCCAGAAGAACGAGCGCCTCAAGAAACAGCTGCAG GTGTTGAGCTCAGAGCTGGCTGAAGCCATAGACGATACCATGAAGACCCAGAATGACATGCTTCATGCGGAGAACGTGAAGGCCGGGAGAGACAAGTACAAGACCCTACGTCAGATCCGCCTGGGCAACACCAAGCAGCGCATCGACGAGTTTGAGTCCATGTGA
- the LOC110495768 gene encoding radixin isoform X3, with the protein MQSWSLPFSPTPLANSSLTRVLEQHKLTKEQWEDRIQTWHEEHRGMLREDTMMEYLKIAQDLEMYGVNYFEIKNKKGTELWLGVDALGLNIYEHEDKLTPKIGFPWSEIRNISFNDKKFVIKPIDKKAPDFVFYAPRLRINKRILALCMGNHELYMRRRKPDTIEVQQMKAQAREEKHHKQQERAQLENEKKKREHAEKEKERIEREKDELMERLRLIEDQTMRAQKELEEQTRRALELEQERKRAREEAERLERERQAAEEAKAELARQAADQMKNQEQLAAELGEFTAKIALLEEAKRKKDEEATEWQQKAISAQDDLEKTKEELKTVMTISSTPAGGSTESEHEEQDENHAEDAAELSLEGVSALDLRSEEERVTEAQKNERLKKQLQVLSSELAEAIDDTMKTQNDMLHAENVKAGRDKYKTLRQIRLGNTKQRIDEFESM; encoded by the exons ATGCAGAGCTGGAGTTTGCCATTCAGCCCAACACCACTGGCAAACAGCTCTTTGACCAG AGTCCTGGAGCAGCACAAGCTCACCAAGGAGCAGTGGGAGGACCGGATTCAGACCTGGCATGAGGAGCACCGAGGCATGCTCAG AGAGGACACAATGATGGAGTACCTGAAGATAGCTCAGGACCTGGAGATGTACGGAGTCAACTACTTTGAGATCAAGAACAAGAAGGGGACAGAGCTGTGGCTGGGAGTGGACGCCCTGGGACTCAACATCTACGAACACGAAGACAA actgacACCAAAGATCGGCTTCCCTTGGAGCGAGATCCGAAACATCTCCTTCAACGACAAGAAGTTTGTCATCAAACCCATCGACAAGAAAGCTCCA GACTTTGTGTTCTACGCGCCGCGGTTGCGGATCAACAAGCGGATCCTGGCTCTGTGTATGGGGAACCACGAGCTGTACATGAGGAGGAGGAAGCCTGACACCATCGAGGTGCAGCAGATGAAGgcccaggccagagaggagaaACACCACAAACAGCAGGAGAG AGCCCAGCTGGAGAACGAGAAGAAGAAACGAGAGCAcgcagagaaagagaaggagagaatagaGCGAGAGAAGGATGAACTGATGGAGAGACTGAGACTGATCGAGGACCAGACGATGAGGGCCCAGAAAG AGTTGGAGGAGCAGACACGTAGGGCCCTGGAGCTGgagcaggagaggaagagagccAGGGAGGAGGcggagaggctggagagggagagacaggcagcGGAGGAGGCCAAGGCGGAGCTGGCCAGGCAGGCCGCTGACCAGATGAAGAACCAGGAACAACTGGCCGCTGAGCTGGGCGAGTTCACTGCCAAAATAGCCCTGCTGGAGGAAGCCAAGAGAAAAAAGGATGAGGAGGCCACTGAATGGCAGCAGAAG GCCATCTCAGCCCAGGACGACCTGGAGAAGACCAAGGAGGAGCTGAAGACGGTGATGACGATCTCGTCGACGCCAGCGGGCGGCTCCACTGAGAGCGAGCACGAGGAGCAGGACGAGAACCACGCAGAGGACGCCGCCGAGCTCTCCCTGGAGGGCGTGAGCGCCCTGGACCTGCGCAGCGAGGAGGAGCGCGTCACTGAGGCCCAGAAGAACGAGCGCCTCAAGAAACAGCTGCAG GTGTTGAGCTCAGAGCTGGCTGAAGCCATAGACGATACCATGAAGACCCAGAATGACATGCTTCATGCGGAGAACGTGAAGGCCGGGAGAGACAAGTACAAGACCCTACGTCAGATCCGCCTGGGCAACACCAAGCAGCGCATCGACGAGTTTGAGTCCATGTGA